In Chloroflexota bacterium, one DNA window encodes the following:
- a CDS encoding response regulator transcription factor translates to MATIVVAEDERDLNALVRRHLEDEGHRVVQVYDGADAVAAVQRERPDLLILDWMMPKMDGLEVCRRVRRDSIVPILMLTARSEEIDRVLGLEVGADDYLTKPFGVRELLARVKAMLRRVELFREAATDEAPPILRAGALTVDLGQHTVTVDGAPVDLTPKEFDLLALLVKNPGRAFARDYLLERVWGYEYGGFDRTVDTHVLRLRKKLGTCGDQIETVWGVGYRLASLPHSAP, encoded by the coding sequence GTGGCAACCATCGTCGTGGCTGAGGACGAACGCGATCTGAACGCCCTGGTTCGCCGCCACCTGGAGGACGAGGGGCACCGGGTGGTCCAGGTGTACGACGGCGCGGATGCTGTCGCCGCCGTCCAGCGCGAACGACCTGACCTGCTCATCCTCGACTGGATGATGCCGAAGATGGACGGCCTGGAGGTCTGCCGGCGGGTCCGGCGCGACTCCATCGTCCCAATCCTGATGCTGACGGCGCGCTCAGAGGAGATCGACCGGGTGCTCGGGCTGGAGGTCGGCGCGGACGACTACCTGACCAAGCCGTTCGGCGTCCGCGAGCTGCTGGCCCGGGTCAAGGCGATGCTCCGGCGGGTTGAGTTGTTCCGCGAGGCCGCCACCGACGAGGCCCCGCCGATTCTCCGGGCCGGGGCACTGACCGTCGATCTGGGCCAGCACACCGTGACGGTGGATGGCGCGCCAGTAGATCTGACGCCGAAGGAGTTCGATCTGCTGGCTCTGCTGGTCAAGAACCCTGGCCGCGCGTTCGCCCGCGACTACCTGCTGGAACGGGTCTGGGGCTACGAGTACGGCGGCTTCGACCGTACGGTAGACACGCACGTGCTGCGGCTCCGGAAGAAGCTGGGGACGTGCGGCGACCAGATCGAGACGGTCTGGGGCGTCGGCTACCGGCTGGCCAGCCTCCCACACAGCGCGCCATGA
- a CDS encoding glycosyltransferase, with protein MRIQIASSRVGGGHQSVAEALRQALLTVTDGEAEVWVDDLYVQYGRFPLSWFPWAYATITRRSPSLWRAIFDVTNRPPSGPRLNWIGDVLGGPAFKEVISERRPDAVVTVLPGTTGFVARSVMRSGVPANIEVVITDWADVHLGWASTFPVQYTVPTDNAAQTLASVGIRPEWVDVNGFLVREPFSQLDIGSQAKQQARARLDLPRDRFLILMMVGAEGSPAAYAHLDALARTPLDAEILVVCGRNQRLFRRVQRMSGANRIRPLGFVEHIADLMVASDLLVTKTGGVTLAEGFSAGLPIIGFDPLPGQEEGNARYIVEAGAAELASSPSHLATIATELRWRQDRLAALVENGQRLSTPDAALATAEAIVERIRCRGVAALPAS; from the coding sequence GTGCGGATACAGATCGCGTCATCCCGGGTCGGCGGCGGCCACCAGAGTGTGGCCGAAGCGCTGCGACAGGCACTCCTGACCGTGACTGACGGCGAGGCCGAGGTCTGGGTCGATGACCTCTACGTCCAGTACGGCCGGTTTCCGCTGTCCTGGTTTCCGTGGGCATACGCCACCATCACGCGCCGCTCGCCCAGCCTCTGGCGGGCGATTTTCGACGTGACCAACCGGCCGCCCTCGGGGCCGCGCCTGAACTGGATCGGCGACGTGCTGGGCGGGCCGGCCTTCAAAGAGGTGATCTCGGAGCGGCGGCCAGACGCCGTCGTGACGGTGCTCCCCGGTACGACGGGTTTCGTGGCTCGCTCGGTGATGCGCAGCGGCGTGCCGGCGAACATCGAGGTCGTGATCACCGATTGGGCGGACGTCCACCTCGGCTGGGCCTCGACGTTTCCAGTGCAGTACACCGTGCCGACAGACAACGCCGCCCAGACCCTGGCGTCGGTCGGCATTCGGCCGGAGTGGGTGGATGTCAACGGGTTCCTGGTCCGCGAGCCGTTCTCCCAGTTGGATATCGGATCGCAGGCGAAGCAGCAGGCGCGGGCGCGGCTCGACCTGCCGCGCGACCGCTTCCTGATCCTGATGATGGTCGGAGCGGAAGGCTCGCCGGCCGCCTACGCCCACCTCGACGCGCTGGCGCGGACCCCCCTCGACGCCGAGATCCTGGTCGTGTGTGGCCGCAATCAGCGGCTGTTTCGGCGGGTCCAGCGGATGAGCGGCGCCAACCGGATCCGGCCGCTCGGGTTCGTGGAGCACATCGCCGACTTGATGGTCGCGTCCGACCTGCTGGTCACGAAGACCGGCGGCGTCACCCTGGCGGAGGGCTTCAGCGCCGGCCTGCCCATCATCGGCTTCGATCCGCTGCCCGGCCAGGAAGAGGGCAACGCACGCTACATCGTCGAGGCCGGGGCGGCCGAGCTGGCGTCGTCGCCGAGCCACCTCGCGACGATCGCGACGGAGCTGCGCTGGCGCCAAGATCGGTTGGCCGCGCTCGTGGAGAACGGCCAGCGGCTCTCAACGCCGGACGCGGCACTGGCAACGGCCGAGGCGATCGTCGAGCGGATCCGCTGCCGAGGCGTCGCCGCGCTGCCCGCGAGCTAG
- a CDS encoding DoxX family protein: MQRLERLNPGYGIAVLRIMVGVVLFLAGYSKLMGPGVAGIAGFFSNVGIPMAGVMAPLVIGFETVGGLLLIAGAFTRIVGPLMVVQFLVAGLAVSLPSQMGWGAARLDFIMAAAGALFFLTGAGLPSVDRWLASRESGGQPRVRSFA, encoded by the coding sequence GTGCAGAGACTTGAGCGGTTGAACCCTGGATACGGCATCGCCGTTCTCCGAATCATGGTCGGCGTCGTGCTGTTCCTGGCTGGCTACTCGAAGCTGATGGGTCCGGGTGTGGCCGGCATCGCCGGTTTCTTCTCCAACGTCGGCATCCCGATGGCCGGCGTGATGGCTCCGCTGGTCATCGGCTTCGAGACGGTCGGCGGGCTGCTGCTGATCGCCGGCGCGTTCACGCGGATCGTCGGGCCGCTGATGGTGGTGCAGTTCCTGGTGGCCGGGCTGGCGGTCAGCTTGCCATCGCAGATGGGGTGGGGCGCGGCCCGGCTCGACTTCATCATGGCGGCGGCTGGCGCGCTGTTCTTCCTGACCGGCGCCGGCCTGCCATCGGTTGACCGGTGGCTCGCGAGCCGCGAGAGCGGCGGACAGCCGCGCGTGCGCTCGTTCGCCTGA